A window from Garra rufa chromosome 14, GarRuf1.0, whole genome shotgun sequence encodes these proteins:
- the LOC141285310 gene encoding chymotrypsin-like protease CTRL-1, producing MIWIIGFLALVASTLGCGVRQAIVHYPEHSIAKRYISLDEKDLSEDLLEHLDSYVWPWQVSIQTSSGELICGGSLIDKNWVLTAAHCLVEPTHHYVVLGQNDRASNNGFVQVKNISKVITHPDFNEQTMRNDIALLKLSSPVQMTSRISPICLPSFFTVIYPWKSCVITGWGVTKTEWISQILQEATVPIVSQTRCRRVWGMNNITDAMICAGASGASSCQGDSGGPLMCERSGVWYQVGIVSWGDADCVKDRPVIYTRVSYFQNWISEIITSE from the exons ATGATCTGGATCATTGGCTTCTTGGCTTTGGTGGCTTCCACTCTGG GATGCGGGGTACGTCAAGCTATTGTGCATTACCCAGAACATTCAATTGCCAAAAGATATATAAGTCTTGATGAGAAAGATCTGTCAGAAGATCTACTAGAACAtctgg ATAGTTATGTATGGCCCTGGCAGGTCTCCATCCAG ACATCAAGTGGTGAGCTCATCTGTGGGGGTTCCCTGATCGACAAAAACTGGGTCCTCACTGCTGCCCACTGTTTAGTAGA GCCTACACATCACTATGTTGTCCTTGGACAGAATGACCGTGCCTCTAATAATGGATTTGTTCAAgtcaaaaacatttcaaag GTCATCACCCATCCTGACTTCAACGAACAGACCATGCGTAACGATATTGCACTACTGAAATTGTCCAGTCCAGTACAGATGACGTCCCGTATCTCTCCTATATGTCTGCCTAGCTTCTTCACTGTCATCTACCCTTGGAAATCCTGTGTCATCACTGGCTGGGGCGTAACTAAAACTGAAT GGATTTCTCAAATCCTGCAGGAGGCCACTGTGCCAATAGTGAGTCAAACTCGGTGTAGGCGGGTTTGGGGTATGAACAATATCACAGATGCCATGATCTGTGCTGGAGCCTCTGGAGCCTCATCTTGTCAG GGTGATTCTGGTGGTCCTCTGATGTGTGAAAGGTCAGGTGTTTGGTACCAAGTCGGCATCGTTTCTTGGGGTGATGCAGACTGCGTCAAGGACAGACCAGTCATCTACACCCGTGTCTCTTACTTTCAAAATTGGATCAGTGAAATTATTACATCTGAATAG
- the LOC141285461 gene encoding sialic acid-binding Ig-like lectin 14 yields MAVRAGVLLYCLHIICSGVFADVWKVHVESEIAALVSSCVVLPCSFKYPAQQQPSDRIRAIWHMKDNWDKIIFHKDHTKVQDSFKGRTKLVGSLGSLNCSLEIDEVRNHDNGPYCFRVELETSPKDKYSFVDNCLSIKMIEQASKPELQAEQFVQEGQPAVFKCSVRHTCPSYQPTLTWSHTGKIITSYKDIGHGNWDAESLLTFTPTKEDDHSSVTCTVKYHGNAKGEMTATHPIFVKEEATFSHILIPVISCLGAALLVGLLCIFIVKRYKKHNAAV; encoded by the exons ATGGCTGTAAGGGCAGGAGTTCTTCTCTACTGTCTTCACA TTATTTGCTCAGGCGTGTTTGCAGATGTTTGGAAGGTACATGTAGAGTCTGAAATTGCGGCTCTGGTCTCGTCTTGTGTCGTGTTGCCCTGTTCATTCAAATACCCGGCTCAACAACAGCCCTCCGATCGTATTAGAGCTATTTGGCACATGAAAGACAACTGGGATAAAATCATTTTTCATAAAGACCATACAAAGGTTCAAGACAGTTTTAAGGGTCGTACAAAACTGGTTGGTTCACTGGGTTCTTTAAACTGCTCCTTGGAGATTGATGAAGTCAGAAACCATGACAACGGCCCGTATTGTTTCCGGGTTGAATTAGAGACATCTCCAAAAGACAAGTACTCCTTTGTGGATAACTGTTTGTCAATTAAAATGATCG AACAAGCATCAAAACCAGAGCTGCAGGCTGAGCAGTTTGTGCAGGAGGGTCAACCTGCAGTCTTCAAATGCTCTGTCCGGCACACCTGTCCATCCTACCAGCCCACTCTCACCTGGAGCCACACTGGAAAAATCATCACGAGCTACAAGGACATTGGTCATGGAAACTGGGATGCAGAGTCTCTCCTGACCTTTACCCCAACCAAAGAGGATGATCACTCCTCTGTCACATGCACAGTCAAGTACCACGGGAATGCCAAGGGTGAAATGACAGCGACTCACCCTATCTTTGTGAAAG AAGAAGCAACTTTCAGCCATATTCTCATACCAGTCATCTCTTGTCTTGGAGCTGCTCTTTTGGTTGGATTACTGTGCATCTTCATTGTCAAGAGATACAA GAAGCACAATGCAGCTGTCTAA